One genomic window of Glycine max cultivar Williams 82 chromosome 16, Glycine_max_v4.0, whole genome shotgun sequence includes the following:
- the LOC100808525 gene encoding secoisolariciresinol dehydrogenase isoform X1, producing MLRTLARVFKRATLANDLLQKRSRFYATTVGGRSDRLEGKVALITGSASGLGKATAHEFVQHGAQVIIADNDTKLGPQVAKELGPSAHYTECDVTVEAQVADAVNVAVAHYGKLDIMYNNAGIPGPSIPPSIVDLDLDEFDRVMRINIRGMIAGIKHAARVMIPVGSGSILCTSSISGVLGGLGPHPYTISKFTIPGVVKSLASELCKVGIRINCISPAPIPTPMVLAQIGKFYPGLTQEQIVGIVNGFGELKGAKCEDIDVAKAALYLASDEAKFISGQNLIVDGGFTSFKNLTFPSPDQTA from the exons ATGCTTAGAACATTAGCTAG GGTGTTCAAGCGAGCCACCCTTGCCAATGACTTGCTTCAAAAACGCAGCAGATTCTATGCAACCACGGTTGGTGGAAGAAG TGACAGGTTAGAAGGAAAAGTGGCACTCATAACTGGATCAGCAAGTGGACTCGGCAAGGCCACGGCCCATGAGTTTGTCCAGCATGGAGCCCAAGTAATCATTGCTGACAATGACACCAAACTAGGCCCACAAGTTGCAAAAGAGTTGGGCCCATCAGCCCACTACACAGAGTGCGACGTCACTGTGGAGGCCCAAGTGGCGGATGCCGTGAACGTTGCCGTGGCCCACTATGGCAAGCTGGACATCATGTACAACAATGCGGGCATCCCAGGCCCATCAATTCCACCAAGCATAGTAGACCTAGACCTTGATGAGTTTGATAGAGTCATGAGGATCAACATAAGGGGAATGATTGCTGGTATAAAGCATGCGGCCCGGGTCATGATTCCAGTGGGATCAGGGTCCATTCTATGCACATCTAGCATAAGTGGGGTTTTGGGTGGGCTTGGGCCTCATCCTTACACAATATCAAAGTTTACAATACCAGGGGTAGTGAAATCTTTGGCTAGTGAGCTATGCAAAGTTGGGATTAGGATCAATTGCATATCACCAGCTCCAATTCCTACACCTATGGTTTTGGCACAAATTGGAAAGTTTTATCCTGGTTTAACCCAAGAACAGATAGTGGGCATTGTGAATGGGTTTGGTGAGCTCAAAGGTGCTAAGTGTGAGGACATTGATGTGGCAAAGGCTGCATTGTACTTAGCATCAGATGAAGCAAAGTTTATTTCAGGCCAAAATCTCATTGTGGATGGAGGGTTCACCAGCTTTAAAAATCTTACATTCCCTTCTCCAGATCAAACTGCTTAA
- the LOC100811738 gene encoding nuclear cap-binding protein subunit 1: protein MSSWRSLLLRIGDKSPEYGPSSDYKDHIDTCFGALRRELDHSQSEILEFLLMCAEQLPHKIPLYGTLIGLINLENEDFVKQLVEKTQSKFQDALDSGNCNGVRILMRLLTVMMSSKVLQPSSLVAVFETFLSSAATTVDEEKGNPLWQPCADFYITCILSCLPWGGAELTEQVPEDIERVMVGVEAYLSIRKHTSDTGLSFFENDDENGEGLTDKDFLEDLWDRIQVLSSNGWKVDSVPRPHLSFEAQLVAGKSHEFGPICCPSLPSLPSVPSGVSIGKQKHEAELKYPQSIHRLNIFPPSKIEDLQPIDRFVMEEYLLDVLLFLNGCRKECASFMVGLPVSFRYEYLMAETIFSQLLMLPQPPFKPVYYTLVIIDLCKALPGAFPAVVAGAVRTLFERIADLDMECRTRLILWFSHHLSNFQFIWPWEEWAYVLDLPRWAPQRVFVQEVLEREVRLSYWDKVKQSIENAPGLEELLPPKGGPNFSFGAEDDKESNEHVLSGQLNNMVKGKAPVREIISWIDESVLPNNGLEVTLRVVVQTLLNIGSKSFTHLMTVLERYGQVFAKLCPDQDKQVMLIAEVSSFWKSNTQMTAIAIDRMMGYRLVSNLAIVRWVFSAENIEQFHMSDRPWEILRNAVSKTHNRISDLRKEILSLKKNISSSEEAAKEAKAELDAAESKLTLVDGEPVIGDNPARLNRLKSHAEKTKEEVVSLQESLEAKEALLSRAIEENEALFLLLYKSFSNVLTERLPEGSRTLHELKSAQVDVVMAVDPEEPSSMELDNQNQRPQNSHTNGEKKGGAYNVGEKEQWCITTLGYVKAFSRQYAAEIWPHVEKLDAEVLTEDAPLLFRSAVYSGLRRPIHEA, encoded by the exons ATGAGCAGTTGGAGAAGCCTTCTTCTGCGAATTGGGGACAAGAGCCCCGAATATGGACCCTCCTCCGATTACAAAGATCACATT GATACGTGCTTTGGCGCCCTTCGCCGCGAGCTCGACCACTCCCAATCCGAGATTCTCGAG TTCCTTCTCATGTGTGCTGAGCAATTGCCTCACAAGATTCCTCTGTATGGTACCCTG ATTGGCTTAATTAACTTGGAAAATGAAGACTTTGTGAAACAACTAGTGGAGAAAACTCAAAGTAAATTTCAG gatGCCTTAGATTCTGGAAACTGCAACGGGGTTCGTATTCTAATGCGGCTTTTGACTGTTATG ATGAGCAGTAAGGTTCTTCAACCAAGCTCTTTGGTGGCTGTGTTCGAAACATTTTTATCATCAGCTGCCACAACAGTAGATGAGGAGAAAGGGAATCCCTTATGGCAGCCATGTGCTGACTTTTACATAACTTGCATTTTATCATGCCTCCCATGGGGTGGAGCAGAACTTACTGAG CAAGTTCCTGAAGATATCGAGAGAGTGATGGTTGGTGTAGAAGCTTACTTGAGCATCAGAAAGCATACATCAGATACTGGCTTATCCTTTTTTGAGAATGATGATGAAAATGGGGAAGGTCTTACTGACAAG GACTTTTTGGAAGATTTATGGGATAGAATACAGGTTTTATCAAGCAACGGATGGAAGGTTGACAGCg TTCCAAGACCTCATCTTTCATTTGAAGCTCAGCTGGTTGCTGGGAAGTCTCATGAATTTGGGCCAATATGCTGCCCCAGCTTACCAAGCCTGCCTTCAGTCCCTTCTGGCGTGTCTATTGGTAAACAGAAGCATGAAGCAGAATTAAAATATCCTCAAAGTATACACCGGCTTAACATATTTCCTCCTAGTAAAATTGAG GATCTACAGCCTATAGACAGATTTGTTATGGAAGAGTATCTCCTAGATGTGCTTCTGTTCTTAAATGGCTG TCGAAAGGAATGTGCTTCTTTCATGGTTGGCCTGCCAGTTTCCTTCAGATACGAGTACCTCATGGCGGAAACAATATTCTCTCAG CTGCTGATGCTACCACAACCACCTTTCAAACCAGTATATTACACATTGGTTATTATTGACCTTTGTAAG GCTCTTCCTGGAGCCTTTCCTGCAGTTGTAGCTGGAGCTGTTCGTACTCTCTTTGAGAGGATTGCTGATTTGGATATGGAGTGTCGGACGCGTCTGATCCTTTGGTTCTCACACCATTT ATCAAACTTCCAGTTCATCTGGCCATGGGAAGAGTGGGCTTATGTCCTAGACCTCCCAAGGTGGGCCCCTCAACGTGTCTTTGTTCAAGAGGTTTTGGAGAGGGAAGTTCGCTTGTCATACTGGGACAAAGTTAAGCAG AGTATTGAAAATGCACCTGGTTTAGAAGAATTGCTTCCTCCAAAGGGTGGGCCGAACTTTAGTTTTGGTGCAGAAGATGATAAAGAAAGCAATGAACATGTACTGTCTGGACAGCTCAACAACATGGTTAAAGGAAAGGCACCTGTCCGTGAAATAATCTCATGGATTGATGAAAGTGTGCTTCCAAATAATGGTCTAGAAGTTACCCTCAGAGTGGTTGTACAAACTCTTCTCAATATTGGATCCAAGAGTTTCACTCATTTGATGACTGTCTTGGAGAGATATGGGCAAGTCTTTGCAAAATTATGTCCTGACCAGGATAAGCAAGTCATGCTGATAGCTGAAGTGAGTTCTTTCTGGAAGAGTAATACCCAAATGACAGCAATAGCTATTGACAGGATGATGGGTTATCGGCTTGTTTCAAATCTGGCTATTGTGAGATGGGTCTTCTCAGCAGAGAATATTGAGCAATTTCATATGTCAGATCGTCCTTGGGAG ATTCTTAGAAATGCAGTAAGCAAGACACACAATCGTATTTCTGATCTAAGGAAAGAAATATTATCTcttaaaaagaatatttcatCATCTGAAGAAGCTGCCAAGGAAGCAAAAGCAGAGTTAGATGCTGCAGAGTCAAAACTTACACTAGTGGATGGTGAACCAGTTATTGGCGACAATCCTGCTAGGTTGAATAGATTGAAATCACATGCTGAAAAGACAAAGGAGGAGGTGGTGTCTCTTCAAGAATCTTTagaagccaaggaagctcttcttTCCCGAGCAATTGAGGAAAATGAG GCATTGTTTCTCTTGTTGTACAAAAGCTTCTCAAACGTGTTGACAGAGCGCCTTCCTGAAGGATCTAGAACACTGCATGAGTTGAAGTCTGCACAAGTTGATGTGGTGATGGCAGTGGACCCTGAAGAGCCATCGTCAATGGAATTAGACAACCAGAATCAGAGACCTCAAAACAG TCATACAAATGGCGAGAAGAAAGGTGGTGCTTATAATGTAGGTGAAAAGGAGCAGTGGTGTATCACCACTTTGGGCTATGTGAAGGCCTTCTCTAGGCAGTATGCTGCTGAG ATATGGCCCCATGTTGAGAAGTTGGATGCAGAGGTATTGACAGAAGATGCACCTCTTCTTTTTCGGTCAGCTGTTTATTCTGGTCTTCGAAGACCAATTCACGAGGCTTGA
- the LOC100808525 gene encoding secoisolariciresinol dehydrogenase isoform X2 has protein sequence MLRTLARVFKRATLANDLLQKRSRFYATTVGGRRLEGKVALITGSASGLGKATAHEFVQHGAQVIIADNDTKLGPQVAKELGPSAHYTECDVTVEAQVADAVNVAVAHYGKLDIMYNNAGIPGPSIPPSIVDLDLDEFDRVMRINIRGMIAGIKHAARVMIPVGSGSILCTSSISGVLGGLGPHPYTISKFTIPGVVKSLASELCKVGIRINCISPAPIPTPMVLAQIGKFYPGLTQEQIVGIVNGFGELKGAKCEDIDVAKAALYLASDEAKFISGQNLIVDGGFTSFKNLTFPSPDQTA, from the exons ATGCTTAGAACATTAGCTAG GGTGTTCAAGCGAGCCACCCTTGCCAATGACTTGCTTCAAAAACGCAGCAGATTCTATGCAACCACGGTTGGTGGAAGAAG GTTAGAAGGAAAAGTGGCACTCATAACTGGATCAGCAAGTGGACTCGGCAAGGCCACGGCCCATGAGTTTGTCCAGCATGGAGCCCAAGTAATCATTGCTGACAATGACACCAAACTAGGCCCACAAGTTGCAAAAGAGTTGGGCCCATCAGCCCACTACACAGAGTGCGACGTCACTGTGGAGGCCCAAGTGGCGGATGCCGTGAACGTTGCCGTGGCCCACTATGGCAAGCTGGACATCATGTACAACAATGCGGGCATCCCAGGCCCATCAATTCCACCAAGCATAGTAGACCTAGACCTTGATGAGTTTGATAGAGTCATGAGGATCAACATAAGGGGAATGATTGCTGGTATAAAGCATGCGGCCCGGGTCATGATTCCAGTGGGATCAGGGTCCATTCTATGCACATCTAGCATAAGTGGGGTTTTGGGTGGGCTTGGGCCTCATCCTTACACAATATCAAAGTTTACAATACCAGGGGTAGTGAAATCTTTGGCTAGTGAGCTATGCAAAGTTGGGATTAGGATCAATTGCATATCACCAGCTCCAATTCCTACACCTATGGTTTTGGCACAAATTGGAAAGTTTTATCCTGGTTTAACCCAAGAACAGATAGTGGGCATTGTGAATGGGTTTGGTGAGCTCAAAGGTGCTAAGTGTGAGGACATTGATGTGGCAAAGGCTGCATTGTACTTAGCATCAGATGAAGCAAAGTTTATTTCAGGCCAAAATCTCATTGTGGATGGAGGGTTCACCAGCTTTAAAAATCTTACATTCCCTTCTCCAGATCAAACTGCTTAA